One genomic window of Punica granatum isolate Tunisia-2019 chromosome 1, ASM765513v2, whole genome shotgun sequence includes the following:
- the LOC116205506 gene encoding pollen-specific leucine-rich repeat extensin-like protein 3: MAEENQLAVFEENTPPTPVHSQPPTMHAPLPQTPAGVPLAHHGAPSTHLPPPASSGTPPTYSGAPLPRVPPPAVVPSTSDDNTSIAAHEGTVNQLAANMATNMVELMALLKGPNCTSSSSTPPPRYGPAVDPNPWALLTFVQESGDALAPTSAYILAAYSVSNLPVPPAFLQPSNASAVAPFPPTAISGLPMFVPPPVIAPAPALIFTVPPSTTHAPAHTTEPFHSQAL; this comes from the coding sequence ATGGCGGAGGAAAATCAACTTGCTGTTTTCGAAGAGAATACACCACCGACGCCGGTTCATTCTCAACCACCAACGATGCATGCGCCACTACCGCAGACTCCCGCAGGCGTGCCACTGGCACATCATGGAGCTCCCTCGACCCATCTTCCGCCACCTGCTTCCTCGGGCACACCCCCGACGTATTCAGGAGCACCTCTTCCACGAGTGCCACCACCGGCAGTGGTGCCATCCACATCCGATGATAACACGAGCATTGCAGCGCACGAGGGCACAGTCAATCAACTAGCCgccaacatggccaccaaTATGGTCGAGCTCATGGCCCTACTCAAAGGCCCAAACTGTACTTCCTCGAGCTCCACCCCGCCTCCGAGGTATGGGCCAGCAGTCGACCCAAATCCATGGGCCTTGCTGACCTTTGTTCAGGAGAGCGGAGATGCACTCGCCCCGACATCAGCCTATATACTGGCGGCCTATTCGGTTAGCAATCTCCCAGTACCGCCCGCTTTCCTTCAACCGTCTAATGCCTCGGCGGTCGCCCCTTTCCCACCAACGGCGATATCAGGACTGCCCATGTTCGTGCCCCCACCTGTCATCGCGCCGGCCCCGGCCCTGATATTCACGGTCCCACCATCGACCACCCACGCTCCTGCTCACACGACTGAACCTTTCCATTCCCAAGCTCTATAA
- the LOC116205516 gene encoding uncharacterized protein LOC116205516, which produces METPPSFLELSTMEMAEGQKFEEYATNWCSEAAKHYPPICEAQQIQMFYGTLKGAYYSHLMGHKSTFSEIIMAEKQVDLGIKLGRLEGPTKGRGEEFSKKTPTAATSSSGRRGKEVSVNAVNPAHAGSQQYSVNFTPAPPSIAAYASPAVHYQPQPPVQPIYYSVSLALLPAASQPVVHHYTPAPPQAQQYRPSASRAPQPTQQVPPSQGQQGGIAQPRLRRQYAPLPVPLSHIYRQLRAGNKIGTVAPDLNFDPTAQDQSKRCEYHQGAPGHTLDNCWRLRERIQEMIDAKELSFNAVRSPNVQTNPLPDHGSSSGPSINIISICTLGEDESEQDNPSPFVIEYVPAEATVGFTGLSASPTPFVIDVPAWLPYLDNKVPWAYGGDASSLEHQFSVMGVTRSGRVYENPEAVNKGKTPAAAIGTLPEVTPIPPKKVTEEEAEAFMKIIKESKYKVVEQIAKFPAHISLLALLLSSKPHREALLKVLTTAQVPKETAPDLTEETIGSIFSNNISFSDDELPSKGSSTFRMRSACCSGDLGSIQRAQSPSTLHPKLKFIVEEKLIRVKGEEDYAIYKETAVPYISIGDDENLPFHSFETISVI; this is translated from the exons ATGGAGACACCTCCGTCCTTCCTCGAGTTGAGCACGATGGAAATGGCGGAGGGACAGAAGTTCGAAGAATACGCCACGAATTGGTGTTCGGAGGCGGCAAAGCACTATCCCCCAATTTGCGAGGCGCAGCAAATTCAGATGTTCTATGGGACCCTCAAAGGGGCTTATTACTCGCACCTTATGGGCCACAAGTCCACTTTCTCGGAAATAATCATGGCTGAGAAACAAGTAGACCTCGGCATCAAGTTGGGGAGACTCGAAGGCCCTACGAAGGGAAGGggagaggagttctcgaagaAGACCCCTACGGCGGCGACCTCTTCCAGTggaagaagagggaaagagGTCTCGGTTAATGCCGTTAATCCAGCACATGCGGGATCTCAGCAGTATTCAGTGAATTTCACGCCCGCACCGCCTTCTATTGCCGCCTACGCTTCGCCGGCTGTGCATTATCAGCCTCAACCTCCCGTTCAACCTATCTACTACTCAGTTTCACTGGCTCTACTACCTGCGGCCTCGCAACCAGTCGTCCACCATTATACTCCCGCTCCGCCTCAGGCCCAACAGTACAGACCCTCGGCTTCGAGAGCTCCTCAGCCGACACAACAGGTCCCACCTTCGCAGGGTCAACAGGGCGGCATAGCACAACCGCGACTGCGCAGGCAGTACGCACCCTTGCCGGTCCCGCTCTCCCACATATACCGGCAACTCCGTGCGGGCAACAAGATCGGAACAGTAGCGCCCGACCTTAACTTCGATCCAACCGCTCAAGACCAAAGCAAACGTTGTGAATATCATCAGGGTGCGCCGGGGCATACCCTGGATAATTGCTGGAGGCTACGTGAGAGAATCCAAGAGATGATTGATGCGAAGGAGCTCTCGTTCAATGCCGTGAGGTCCCCGAATGTGCAGACCAATCCCCTCCCTGATCATGGATCGAGCTCAGGACCCTCCATTAATATAATCAGCATTTGTACCTTAGGGGAGGACGAGAGCGAACAGGACAACCCTTCCCCCTTTGTGATCGAGTATGTCCCCGCGGAAGCCACAGTTGGGTTCACGGGGCTTAGTGCCTCACCTACCCCTTTCGTTATAGACGTCCCTGCATGGTTGCCGTACTTGGACAACAAGGTCCCATGGGCCTATGGAGGGGATGCTAGCAGTCTCGAACACCAGTTCAGTgtcatgggcgtgacgcgTTCGGGTCGCGTATACGAGAATCCAGAGGCTGTGAACAAGGGAAAGACTCCCGCCGCCGCAATAGGTACATTACCCGAGGTTACGCCGATCCCGCCAAAGAAGGTAACCGAAGAGGAAGCTGAAGCATTCATGAAGATCATCAAAGAGAGCAaatacaaagtggtcgagcaaattGCCAAATTTCCAGCCCACATCTCACTACTCGCTCTCCTCCTTAGCTCAAAGCCACACCGAGAAGCGCTCCTGAAGGTCCTGACGACGGCACAAGTCCCCAAGGAGACGGCTCCAGATCTCACTGAAGAGACCATTGGCTCAATCTTCTCCAACAACATTTCATTCTCGGATGACGAACTTCCCTCCAAAGG GTCCTCGACATTCCGAATGCGTTCAgcttgttgctcgggagaccttGGATCCATTCAGCGGGCACAGTCCCCCTCCACTTTGCACCCAAAGCTTAAGTTCATCGTAGAAGAAAAGCTCATCAGGgtcaaaggggaggaagactatgccatctacaaggagacggctgTCCCTTACATTAGCATCGGGGATGACGAGAACCTCCCTTTCCACTCGTTCGAGACCATCTCTGTTATTTGA